A single genomic interval of Prunus dulcis chromosome 5, ALMONDv2, whole genome shotgun sequence harbors:
- the LOC117627766 gene encoding betaine aldehyde dehydrogenase 1, chloroplastic-like, whose protein sequence is MATQIPNRQLFINGEWREPALKKRIPIINPATEETIGDIPAATAEDVEIAVEAARKALARNKGRDWSSASGAVRAKYLRAIASKIKERKSELAKLEAIDSGKPLDETTSDIDEVAGCFEYYAGLAEGLDAKEKAPISLPAENFKSHVLQEPIGVVGLITAWNYPLLMAAWKVAPALAAGCAAILKPSELASITCLELAEVCIKVGLPPGVLNILTGLGQEAGAPLASHPHVDKVAFTGSTITGSKIMAAAAQLVKPVSLELGGKSPIVVFEDVDIEKAVEWTCFGIFLTNGQICSATSRLIVHERIAAEFMDRLLKWCKNIKVSDPMDEGCRLGPVVSRGQYEKILKFISTAKSEGAKVAFGGGRPEHLKKGFFIEPTIITDVTASMQIWREEVFGPVLCVKTFGSEEEALELANDTYYGLGAAVMSKDSERCERFSKALQAGIVWINCSQPSFIQAPWGGIKRSGFGRELGEWGLHLYLSVKQVTQYVSDQPWGWFKSPSKP, encoded by the exons ATGGCGACCCAAATACCGAACCGGCAGTTATTCATCAATGGCGAGTGGCGAGAACCAGCACTCAAGAAACGCATCCCCATCATCAACCCTGCCACTGAAGAAACCATTG GGGATATTCCTGCAGCAACTGCTGAAGATGTGGAGATTGCAGTGGAGGCTGCTCGAAAAGCCCTGGCCAGGAACAAGGGTAGAGATTGGTCCTCCGCGTCTGGGGCGGTTCGTGCCAAGTATTTGCGTGCTATTGCTTCTAAG ataaaagaaagaaaatctgaGCTAGCCAAACTTGAAGCAATTGATAGTGGAAAACCACTGGATGAAACGACCTCTGACATA GATGAGGTTGCCGGGTGTTTTGAATACTATGCAGGCCTTGCTGAAGGTTTGGATGCAAAGGAAAAGGCTCCTATTTCTCTTCCTGCGGAGAATTTTAAATCTCATGTTCTTCAGGAACCGATTGGGGTTGTTGGGTTGATTACAGCATG gAACTACCCTTTATTGATGGCTGCATGGAAAGTAGCTCCTGCCTTGGCTGCTGGGTGTGCTGCTATACTGAAACCATCTGAGTTGGCATCTAT AACTTGTTTGGAGCTAGCTGAGGTGTGTATAAAGGTCGGTCTTCCTCCCGGTGTCCTCAATATTCTGACTGGACTGGGCCAGGAAGCTGGCGCTCCTTTGGCATCTCATCCCCATGTTGATAAG GTTGCATTTACTGGAAGTACTATCACTGGGAGCAAGATTATGGCAGCTGCAGCTCAATTggtcaag CCTGTTTCACTGGAGCTTGGTGGAAAAAGCCCAATTGTTGTTTTTGAGGATGTTGATATTGAGAAGG CTGTGGAATGGACCTGCTTTGGCATCTTTTTGACAAATGGTCAGATTTGCAGCGCAACCTCCCGTCTTATAGTGCAT GAAAGAATTGCAGCAGAGTTTATGGACAGGCTTTTGAAATGGTGCAAAAACATCAAGGTTTCAGATCCTATGGATGAAGGTTGTAGGCTTGGTCCTGTTGTTAGTAGAGGGCAG TACGAGAAAATATTGAAGTTCATCTCAACAGCTAAAAGTGAAGGAGCAAAAGTTGCGTTTGGTGGGGGTCGTCCTGAG CATCTAAAGAAAGGGTTCTTCATTGAACCAACCATCATAACCGACGTAACAGCCTCGATGCaaatttggagagaagaaGTTTTTGGACCTGTTCTTTGTGTAAAAACATTTGGTTCAGAAGAGGAAGCTCTTGAATTAGCAAATGATACCTA TTATGGCTTAGGCGCTGCTGTGATGTCAAAAGATTCAGAAAGGTGTGAGCGCTTTTCTAAG GCCCTTCAGGCAGGAATTGTCTGGATCAATTGCTCACAACCATCCTTCATTCAGGCTCCATGGGGAGGCATTAAACGAAGTGGTTTCGGCCGCGAATTAGGAGAATG GGGACTTCATCTCTACTTGAGCGTGAAACAGGTGACTCAGTATGTATCTGATCAACCTTGGGGTTGGTTCAAGTCGCCTTCAAAGCCATGA